One Apis cerana isolate GH-2021 linkage group LG15, AcerK_1.0, whole genome shotgun sequence DNA window includes the following coding sequences:
- the LOC107998014 gene encoding glutathione hydrolase 7 isoform X1 yields MRYNNSRSTEECPLTKNRSYKYTLSIYCGDGLKFIISCFTILTISITTTLVLQILYAEGGPQNKVGIHGAVATDYTNCSQIGTKILRKNGNAIDAAIAATICMTVVAPHKTGLGGGGYIMIYNHKEQIKPIIIDFTNNTIEGNFEQSGIRIPAVLRGLEYAHKLKGKLSWNEIVEPSVSLAKRGFVVSKELATEVSKNINYEILYGHISAGDILKLPDLSNMLNAVALKGTNVLYNGTFSQKLLHDKVKLSKLLPQLIKYEPDIYVAKKSSFYKHAVYYPPHISLLKSMITALENLKISADNASTIQTEIQVAKALINVVSFPFQLKYAEKKKYTGVIAMDWEDTYVCIITGLSAPFGLGYMSNAGFLLDKTDTNNTLSVLIPIIFHNERALCGLRGVFGTDDISIIGQLLYSIIIRQLNISEAIEYPRYYFSSNGLTIENNQKHAVNILIQNQLNLIVPISYLDTDIVKSVNAIIKRKDLMSSHSDSRGGGLSSRF; encoded by the exons atgcgtTATAATAATTCTC gTTCTACTGAAGAATGtcctttaacaaaaaatagaagttataaatatactttaagtATATATTGTGGAGAtggtttaaaattcattataagttGTTTTACTATTTTAACTATTTCCATTACGACAACATTAGTTTTACAAATACTATATGCTGAAGGAGGTCCACAG AATAAAGTTGGTATTCATGGTGCAGTTGCAACAGATTATACAAATTGTTCACAAATTGGAACTAAGATATTACGAAAAAATGGCAATGCAATAGATGCAGCTATTGCAGCTACCATTTGTATGACAGTAGTAGCTCCACATAAAACTGGTCTCGGTGG tggTGGTtacataatgatatataatcataaagaacaaataaaaccaattattattgattttaccaataatacaattgaag gcAATTTTGAACAAAGTGGAATACGTATACCTGCAGTATTACGAGGATTAGAATATGCACATAAATTAAAAGGTAAATTATCATGGAATGAAATTGTTGAACCTTCTGTATCTTTAGCAAAAAGAGGATTTGTTGTATCAAAGGAATTAGCTACTGAAGTATCAAAAAACATCAATTATGAGATTTTGTATGGACATATTAGTGCAGGAGATATATTAAAGTTACCTGATCTTAGTAATATGTTAAATGCTGTAGCACTGAAAGGAACTAATG tattatataatggAACTTTTTCACAGAAATTATTACATGACAAAGttaaactttcaaaattacttccacaattgataaaatatgaacCTGATATATATGTAGCAAAAAAATCTAGTTTTTATAAACATGCAGTATATTATCCTCcacatatttcattattaaaatcaatgattACTGCACtggaaaatcttaaaatatcagCTGATAATGCATCTACAATACAAACAGAGATACAAGTAGCTAAAGCattaataaatgttgtttcatttccatttcaattaaaatatg ctgaaaaaaaaaaatatactggAGTTATTGCAATGGATTGGGAAGATACTTATGTTTGTATTATAAC tgGACTTAGTGCTCCATTTGGTCTTGGATATATGTCGAATGCAggttttttattagataaaacagATACCAATAATACTTTATCTGTgcttattccaataatttttcataatgaaaGAGCATTATGTGGATTACGAGGAGTATTTGGAACTGatgatatatcaattattggaCAATTATTGTACAGTATTATAATTcgtcaattaaatatttctgaagcTATTGAATATCCAAG atattatttttcatcaaatggTCTTActatagaaaataatcaaaaacacgctgtaaatatattaatacaaaaccaACTAAATTTAATAGTACCAATATCGTATTTGGATACTGATATAGTAAAAAGTGTAAATGcaatcataaaaagaaaagatttaatgTCAAGTCATTCAGATAGTCGTGGAGGTGGTCTTTCatcaagattttaa
- the LOC107998044 gene encoding adiponectin receptor protein: MSQYEDVIVEDKRKDNNAVSETEIRHRIPWSERVLLNSEVPGLHEVKELLEDDDASCLAEEEDGVGCPLPSTPEDDHLLDCEMTEVLKAGVLSDEIDLGALAHNAAEQAEEFVRKVWEASWKQCHFRNLPKWLQDNDFLHAGHRPPLPSFYACFKSIFRIHTETGNIWTHLLGCMAFIGIAIFFITQPPIEIQLEEKLVFGTFFAGAIICLGMSFAFHTVHCHSECVGKLFSKLDYCGIAMLIMGSFVPWLYYGFYCDYQPKLIYLSVVVILGVTSIIVSFWERFGEPSYRPLRAGVFMGFGLSGVIPAVHYAIAEGWFKAISQASLGWLILMGCLYILGAMFYALRVPERFFPGKFDIWFQSHQIFHVLVIAAAFVHYHGITEMAMYRMTIGDCTNPSQVIAF, from the exons ATGTCACAATACGAAGATGTCATTGTGGAAGACAAAAGGAAAGATAATAATGCAGTATCAGAAACAGAAATTCGACATAGAATTCCATGGAGTGAGCGTGTATTATTAAACAGTGAAGTACCAGGTTTACATGAGGTTAAGGAATTATTAGAAGATGATGATGCAAGTTGTTtagcagaagaagaagatggagTTGGTTGTCCATTACCTTCCACTCCTGAAGATGATCATCTTTTGGATTGCGAg atgacAGAAGTATTAAAAGCTGGTGTGTTAAGTGATGAAATTGATCTTGGTGCATTAGCTCATAATGCTGCAGAACAAGCAGAGGAATTTGTTCGTaag gttTGGGAAGCATCATGGAAGCAATGTCATTTCAGAAATCTTCCAAAGTGGCTACAAGATAATGATTTCTTACATGCTGGCCATAGGCCACCTTTACCATCTTTTTATGCTTGTTTCAAAAGTATATTTCGTATTCATACAGAAACTGGAAATATTTGGACTCATTTACTtg gaTGCATGGCATTTATTGGTATAGCTATATTCTTCATAACACAACCTCCTATAGAAATacaattggaagaaaaattggtaTTCGGTACCTTTTTTGCTGGTGCTATTATATGTTTAGGAATGTCATTTGCCTTTCATACTGTACACTGCCATAGCGAATgtgttggaaaattattttcgaaattagatTATTGTGGAATAGCTATGTTAATTATGGGTAGTTTTGTACCATGGCTTTACTATGGATTTTACTGTGATTATCAAcctaaacttatttatttatcagtgGTTGTAATACTTGGTGTAACAAGTATAATTGTATCGTTCTGGGAACGATTTGGTGAACCAAGTTACAGACCATTAAGAGCAGGTGTTTTTATGGGATTTGGTCTTAGTGGg gtaatACCAGCAGTTCATTATGCTATTGCAGAGGGTTGGTTTAAAGCAATTAGTCAAGCATCTCTTGGATGGTTAATATTAATGGGATGTTTATATATCTTAGGTGCAATGTTTTATGCATTAAGAGTACCTGAACGATTTTTCCCTGGCAAGTTTGATATTtgg TTTCAGAGTCATCAAATCTTCCATGTGTTAGTAATTGCAGCAGCTTTTGTTCATTATCATGGAATAACAGAAATGGCTATGTACAGAATGACAATAGGAGATTGTACAAATCCGTCGCAGGTGATAgctttttaa
- the LOC107997961 gene encoding GDP-fucose transporter 1 produces the protein MVLETGILSKFLYIAIVVTTYWIISILTIFINKVLLSSHTINLDAPLFITWCQCIISLNICIILSNLSKWFPRYIKFPSGNPYTRETIKKILPLSLLFIGMIATNNLCLKYVDVAFYYIGRSLTTVFNVIFTYFMLGQKTSTNCIACCAFIVIGFWLGVDQEHIAGSLSVLGTIFGVLGSLTLSLYSIHMKQVLPTLNQDIWLLSYYNNAYSIIIFLPLIIINGEHITVYNYDKIGSFYFWLVMIIGGICGFAIGYATALQIKVTSPLTHNISGTAKACVQTILATYWFNEEKSFMWWISNFIVLSASAMYAKLRQLDLSKKYKEEKQQLQICKM, from the exons atggtTTTAGAAACtggaatattatcaaaatttttatatattgcaattgtAGTTACAACATATTG gataatttctatattaacaatatttataaataaagttctTTTATCCAGTCATACTATAAATTTAGATGCACCTCTTTTTATAACATGGTGTCAATgcataatatctttaaatatttgtataattcttagtaatttatcaaaatggtttccaagatatattaaatttcctaGTGGAAATCCATATACTAGAGAAACTATTAAGAaa ataCTTCCATtgtctcttctttttattggAATGATTGCAACAAACAATTTGTGTTTAAAATATGTTGATGTTGCATTTTATTACATAGGTCGTTCATTAACAActgtatttaatgttatttttacatattttatgttag gtCAAAAAACTTCTACAAATTGTATTGCATGTTGTgcatttattgttattggaTTTTGGCTTGGTGTAGACCAAGAACATATTGCTGGTTCTTTATCTGTTCTAGGAACAATTTTTGGCGTATTAGGATCATTAACTCTTTCTTTGTATTCTATTCATATGAAACAAGTTCTTCCTACATTAAATCAAGATATTTGGTTATtgtcttattataataatgcatatagtattattatatttcttccattaataataattaatggagAACATATTACAGTAtacaattatgataaaattggatctttttatttttggttaGTTATGATTATTGGTGGTATTTGTGGATTTGCTATTGGTTATGCTACAGcacttcaaataaaagttacaTCTCCTTTAACTCACAATATTAGTGGAACTGCTAAAGCTTGTGTACAAACAATTTTAGCAACTTATTggtttaatgaagaaaaatcatttatgtggtggataagtaattttattgtgCTTAGTGCTAGTGCAATGTATGCTAAATTAAGACAACTtgatttaagtaaaaaatataaagaagaaaagcaaCAATTgcaaatatgtaaaatgtaa
- the LOC107998014 gene encoding glutathione hydrolase 7 isoform X2, which produces MAVVISSTEECPLTKNRSYKYTLSIYCGDGLKFIISCFTILTISITTTLVLQILYAEGGPQNKVGIHGAVATDYTNCSQIGTKILRKNGNAIDAAIAATICMTVVAPHKTGLGGGGYIMIYNHKEQIKPIIIDFTNNTIEGNFEQSGIRIPAVLRGLEYAHKLKGKLSWNEIVEPSVSLAKRGFVVSKELATEVSKNINYEILYGHISAGDILKLPDLSNMLNAVALKGTNVLYNGTFSQKLLHDKVKLSKLLPQLIKYEPDIYVAKKSSFYKHAVYYPPHISLLKSMITALENLKISADNASTIQTEIQVAKALINVVSFPFQLKYAEKKKYTGVIAMDWEDTYVCIITGLSAPFGLGYMSNAGFLLDKTDTNNTLSVLIPIIFHNERALCGLRGVFGTDDISIIGQLLYSIIIRQLNISEAIEYPRYYFSSNGLTIENNQKHAVNILIQNQLNLIVPISYLDTDIVKSVNAIIKRKDLMSSHSDSRGGGLSSRF; this is translated from the exons ATGGCAGTTGTTATTA gTTCTACTGAAGAATGtcctttaacaaaaaatagaagttataaatatactttaagtATATATTGTGGAGAtggtttaaaattcattataagttGTTTTACTATTTTAACTATTTCCATTACGACAACATTAGTTTTACAAATACTATATGCTGAAGGAGGTCCACAG AATAAAGTTGGTATTCATGGTGCAGTTGCAACAGATTATACAAATTGTTCACAAATTGGAACTAAGATATTACGAAAAAATGGCAATGCAATAGATGCAGCTATTGCAGCTACCATTTGTATGACAGTAGTAGCTCCACATAAAACTGGTCTCGGTGG tggTGGTtacataatgatatataatcataaagaacaaataaaaccaattattattgattttaccaataatacaattgaag gcAATTTTGAACAAAGTGGAATACGTATACCTGCAGTATTACGAGGATTAGAATATGCACATAAATTAAAAGGTAAATTATCATGGAATGAAATTGTTGAACCTTCTGTATCTTTAGCAAAAAGAGGATTTGTTGTATCAAAGGAATTAGCTACTGAAGTATCAAAAAACATCAATTATGAGATTTTGTATGGACATATTAGTGCAGGAGATATATTAAAGTTACCTGATCTTAGTAATATGTTAAATGCTGTAGCACTGAAAGGAACTAATG tattatataatggAACTTTTTCACAGAAATTATTACATGACAAAGttaaactttcaaaattacttccacaattgataaaatatgaacCTGATATATATGTAGCAAAAAAATCTAGTTTTTATAAACATGCAGTATATTATCCTCcacatatttcattattaaaatcaatgattACTGCACtggaaaatcttaaaatatcagCTGATAATGCATCTACAATACAAACAGAGATACAAGTAGCTAAAGCattaataaatgttgtttcatttccatttcaattaaaatatg ctgaaaaaaaaaaatatactggAGTTATTGCAATGGATTGGGAAGATACTTATGTTTGTATTATAAC tgGACTTAGTGCTCCATTTGGTCTTGGATATATGTCGAATGCAggttttttattagataaaacagATACCAATAATACTTTATCTGTgcttattccaataatttttcataatgaaaGAGCATTATGTGGATTACGAGGAGTATTTGGAACTGatgatatatcaattattggaCAATTATTGTACAGTATTATAATTcgtcaattaaatatttctgaagcTATTGAATATCCAAG atattatttttcatcaaatggTCTTActatagaaaataatcaaaaacacgctgtaaatatattaatacaaaaccaACTAAATTTAATAGTACCAATATCGTATTTGGATACTGATATAGTAAAAAGTGTAAATGcaatcataaaaagaaaagatttaatgTCAAGTCATTCAGATAGTCGTGGAGGTGGTCTTTCatcaagattttaa